The following coding sequences are from one Bacillus sp. (in: firmicutes) window:
- a CDS encoding long-chain fatty acid--CoA ligase: MNLGYMLSRSAAAYSDHIAIIHGDLELTYREFNERVNRIASALRQLGLEAGDRVAIFSPNRAEILEVLFATWKAGLVAVPMNFRLHHDEVRYILNHSEAKVLVYAGIFQDAIDRIAQELTETRIAVCLDRVGEEQFFQTVLNYHELLNRGDAAEWMEQVDGDDLAWLFYTSGTTGRPKGVMLTHRILLLATLNVCADIYPFGQNDIGLHTAPLTHGSGLYALPLIAKGGTNVIMTASSFDPETVFASIEKYKVTVLPFMAPTMVKRLTESEVRKKYDLRSLQCIIYGGAPMYVEDLIAGKKAFGPVFAQIYGQGECPMTITGLSREEHDLSCPKRLASAGTARMGVQVRVQDADGNELSPGTVGEIAVQSDLVMKGYWKNPEATNDTIVNGWMRTGDVGYIDEKGYLYILDRTKDMIISGGNNIYPREVEEVLLRHPAVQEACVFGVPDREWGESVKAVVVLRPGQAATEEELIAFCRDHLASYKKPRSVDFVEALPKNAYGKVLKRELRAKYWEGFTRMGSM; this comes from the coding sequence ATGAATCTAGGCTATATGCTAAGCCGGTCGGCTGCGGCTTATTCAGATCACATCGCCATTATTCACGGTGACTTGGAGTTGACGTATCGGGAGTTTAACGAGCGCGTTAACCGGATTGCAAGCGCGCTTCGCCAACTTGGTTTAGAGGCAGGAGACCGGGTGGCCATATTTTCGCCCAACCGCGCTGAGATTCTGGAGGTGCTTTTTGCAACGTGGAAGGCTGGCTTGGTCGCTGTACCGATGAACTTTCGCCTCCACCATGATGAGGTGCGCTATATTTTAAACCATAGCGAAGCCAAGGTTCTTGTATACGCAGGTATTTTCCAGGATGCAATTGATCGGATTGCTCAGGAACTAACCGAAACTCGGATTGCGGTCTGTCTGGACAGGGTAGGGGAAGAACAGTTTTTTCAAACGGTTCTAAACTATCACGAACTTTTGAATCGTGGAGACGCTGCTGAATGGATGGAGCAGGTTGATGGGGACGATCTAGCGTGGCTCTTTTACACCTCTGGGACCACGGGGCGACCGAAAGGGGTCATGTTGACGCACCGTATTCTTTTGCTAGCCACTTTGAATGTCTGTGCAGATATTTATCCGTTTGGGCAAAATGACATAGGATTACATACAGCACCGCTCACCCACGGTTCTGGTTTATATGCCCTTCCACTAATCGCCAAGGGGGGCACAAATGTGATTATGACTGCATCCAGCTTTGATCCGGAAACAGTGTTTGCTTCGATTGAGAAGTACAAGGTCACTGTGCTTCCATTCATGGCACCAACGATGGTGAAGCGTTTGACCGAATCTGAAGTACGCAAAAAATACGACTTAAGAAGCCTGCAGTGCATCATTTACGGTGGAGCTCCTATGTATGTAGAGGATTTAATCGCGGGGAAAAAGGCGTTTGGACCGGTGTTTGCCCAGATTTACGGACAAGGCGAATGTCCTATGACGATAACTGGCCTCAGCCGAGAAGAGCACGATTTAAGTTGCCCTAAACGCCTCGCTTCTGCCGGTACTGCTCGTATGGGCGTTCAAGTACGCGTTCAGGATGCTGACGGCAATGAGTTATCTCCAGGGACTGTCGGTGAGATTGCCGTTCAAAGCGATCTCGTCATGAAAGGGTATTGGAAAAATCCTGAGGCGACCAACGATACTATCGTGAACGGCTGGATGCGTACAGGAGATGTCGGTTACATAGACGAAAAAGGGTACCTCTACATCTTGGATCGAACAAAGGACATGATCATCAGCGGAGGAAACAACATCTACCCGCGGGAGGTGGAGGAGGTATTGTTACGTCATCCTGCTGTGCAAGAGGCGTGTGTTTTTGGTGTTCCTGATCGGGAATGGGGAGAGTCGGTGAAGGCTGTTGTGGTGTTAAGACCAGGGCAAGCAGCCACTGAAGAGGAGTTGATTGCTTTCTGCCGGGATCATCTAGCCAGTTATAAAAAGCCACGGTCGGTCGACTTCGTCGAGGCGCTGCCAAAGAACGCCTACGGCAAAGTGCTTAAGCGTGAACTCCGCGCCAAGTACTGGGAAGGGTTTACACGTATGGGATCGATGTGA
- a CDS encoding aminotransferase class I/II-fold pyridoxal phosphate-dependent enzyme yields the protein MSKRNIQEDLNLEGLRTETLVVHGDDWVTDDRTVAPPIYYSATFRAQNSSEFAEMAETPRHPQYYTRYGNPVHERVKKIMAELEGTETALVTGSGMGAIATTLLALVSAGDHVIAQTRHYMSTAKIMDEMLPRFGVEVTLVEQADITAFADAIRPNTKLIMVETPANPTLVVTDLAAVVELARQHGIIVVADNTFASPINQRPHDFGVDVVIHSATKYLGGHHDLTAGVICTTEELAERIWHTHISIGSVLSPMDAWLLLRGLRTLPMRIERINSNALALAEFLEQQPQVERVYYPGLPSHPQHELAKRQMKGFGAVIAFAIKGGYEETQRFVSSLKLPPNAVSLGGIDSLVVHTAAMWEGVMNEEQMRIAGIPSNFVRFSVGIEHIEDLKADVLQALQKI from the coding sequence ATGAGCAAACGAAATATTCAAGAAGACCTAAATCTTGAAGGACTCCGAACCGAAACCTTGGTCGTACACGGTGATGATTGGGTGACAGATGACCGAACCGTGGCTCCGCCGATTTATTACTCAGCTACATTCCGTGCACAAAATTCCAGCGAATTCGCGGAAATGGCGGAAACTCCTCGCCATCCCCAGTATTATACGCGTTACGGAAATCCGGTGCATGAACGTGTAAAGAAGATTATGGCAGAACTTGAAGGTACAGAAACCGCACTGGTAACTGGCTCTGGGATGGGAGCCATTGCTACGACCCTTCTAGCGCTTGTTAGCGCAGGCGACCATGTGATTGCGCAGACACGGCATTATATGAGTACTGCTAAGATCATGGACGAGATGTTGCCGCGATTTGGTGTCGAAGTAACCCTGGTCGAGCAAGCAGATATCACCGCCTTTGCCGATGCAATACGGCCTAACACAAAGCTAATCATGGTGGAGACGCCAGCTAATCCGACTTTAGTGGTAACTGATCTGGCCGCCGTGGTGGAGTTAGCCCGCCAGCATGGCATCATCGTTGTGGCTGACAATACGTTTGCGTCACCGATTAATCAACGTCCTCACGATTTTGGCGTCGATGTGGTTATTCACAGTGCAACGAAGTATTTAGGTGGACACCATGATTTGACAGCAGGAGTCATCTGTACCACTGAGGAGTTAGCCGAACGTATTTGGCACACCCATATCTCTATCGGCTCGGTCCTTTCGCCAATGGATGCGTGGTTGTTGTTGCGTGGTCTGCGTACGCTTCCGATGCGGATCGAACGCATCAATTCCAATGCCTTAGCTTTAGCAGAATTTTTAGAGCAGCAGCCGCAGGTCGAGCGGGTGTATTATCCGGGGCTTCCTAGCCATCCGCAACACGAATTAGCAAAACGCCAGATGAAAGGATTCGGAGCAGTCATTGCCTTTGCGATTAAAGGCGGTTATGAAGAAACGCAGCGATTCGTATCATCGTTGAAATTGCCTCCTAACGCGGTTAGTCTGGGCGGGATCGATTCCCTTGTCGTACATACAGCAGCGATGTGGGAAGGTGTGATGAACGAGGAGCAAATGCGGATCGCTGGGATTCCATCGAATTTTGTAAGATTCTCGGTAGGCATCGAGCATATCGAAGACTTGAAAGCGGATGTACTGCAAGCTCTGCAGAAAATTTGA
- a CDS encoding AzlD domain-containing protein, with the protein MVNHWILIGLLAVSTYLSRFIGVEIMARRKMSPTLRLYFTYVPVGIISALIIKQIFIPTDGQLHISFPVLIGCLSTAITIKIIKKFLPSVVIGVIIGMFTRYFFIS; encoded by the coding sequence ATGGTTAATCATTGGATTTTAATCGGATTACTAGCTGTTTCTACCTATCTATCACGTTTCATCGGCGTTGAAATCATGGCCAGACGAAAGATGAGTCCTACCTTGCGTTTATATTTTACTTATGTTCCTGTTGGAATTATATCGGCACTGATCATCAAACAAATCTTCATACCTACAGATGGACAACTACATATTTCATTTCCGGTTCTTATAGGCTGTCTTTCCACAGCGATTACCATTAAGATAATCAAAAAATTTCTTCCTTCTGTTGTCATAGGAGTAATAATCGGAATGTTCACTCGTTATTTTTTTATAAGTTAA
- a CDS encoding MarR family transcriptional regulator: protein MESIRNVEKIRKFNRFYANVLGKIDQEIYNRPYTLTEARVLTEINSREGYTATEIRETLGIDRGYMSRIIQRFEEEKIIIKKRSSDDKRQYLLYLTDYGKEILKGLVENANREIAKMIQAMPKREQAKLVTSMETIESILSRVHPSHSEVSIRSFQPGDVGYVAYLHGKLYHKTYGFGRTFEYYVMKGLTEFLENSKGGDLWVAEVNGEIVGSIGITQSSEQIAQLRWFVVDENYQGLGIGKKLMDTAIAFCRKRGYQHVFLWTVSILDTARHLYQKYNFKLTEEKPNETWTGTKLIEERWDLTLTDEKTVS from the coding sequence ATGGAATCAATTCGAAATGTAGAAAAAATCCGGAAATTCAATAGGTTTTATGCAAACGTTCTAGGTAAAATTGATCAAGAAATTTATAATCGGCCATATACACTAACAGAGGCCCGTGTGTTAACTGAAATTAATTCAAGAGAGGGTTACACGGCGACTGAAATTAGAGAAACCCTTGGAATTGACCGAGGATATATGAGTCGGATTATCCAACGATTTGAGGAAGAAAAAATTATTATTAAAAAACGTTCATCAGACGATAAACGTCAATATTTACTCTATCTAACTGATTATGGGAAAGAAATTTTAAAAGGCTTGGTTGAAAATGCTAATCGTGAAATCGCTAAAATGATTCAAGCAATGCCCAAACGTGAACAAGCAAAGCTTGTCACATCCATGGAAACAATCGAATCTATTCTTTCTCGAGTACATCCATCACACTCAGAAGTGTCCATTCGATCGTTTCAACCCGGGGATGTGGGCTACGTTGCCTATCTTCATGGAAAACTCTATCACAAAACATATGGGTTTGGTCGGACTTTTGAATACTATGTTATGAAGGGGTTAACGGAATTTTTGGAGAATTCCAAAGGGGGAGATTTATGGGTCGCTGAGGTCAATGGTGAAATCGTAGGTTCGATAGGGATTACTCAATCTAGTGAACAAATTGCACAACTTCGATGGTTTGTCGTTGATGAAAATTACCAAGGTTTAGGCATAGGGAAAAAACTAATGGACACAGCGATTGCTTTTTGTAGAAAACGAGGTTATCAGCATGTTTTCTTGTGGACTGTGAGTATATTAGACACAGCTAGACATCTTTATCAAAAGTACAATTTTAAACTTACAGAAGAGAAACCGAACGAGACATGGACTGGAACCAAATTAATTGAAGAACGTTGGGACTTAACTCTTACCGATGAAAAAACAGTCTCATAA
- a CDS encoding sodium/proline symporter has translation MKTESIIIFIIYLFVLLFIGVWFSRKASKSIDNYLLGGRSIGPAVTALTMQSTSMSGYMFMGGPALAFQQGWYALWYAIGDAGGSIINLSVLGKRMRRLSELLGALSPIEYLEKRFESPAIRVVGSIISIIFLMAYVFAQFIASGKTLTMLTGFPYEVCLIIGVSVIILYTVSGGYLAVVWTDFFQGIIMVLGVLGIGIMAFFSVNGLSGLNAAIADIDPTYLSIWGKDLVYYGQWGVVLGAILIYSIGYMGLPHVVVRHMSMKSTKTVKHAILYSAIWNQLFVFTPYILGLVGIVMLPDLSDPEMVIPELAYQFFPSFFAAILLSAIMAAIMSTSDSCLMQAGSILSRDIYQRFIKKDADHRNMVLVSRLCILAGGIVGVIVAIFEPPSVFTLVVFAFGVLGNSFLVPYVASVYSKKTTNVGALTSIIAGGTTNIIWTAGNLEAMTAIHPFLAGLILSFIGLFIGNRFGQTPSQPVLDAFEKAKGIRKESRKITKHIAKDLSPESKNISEFLQQMPEGTKSMI, from the coding sequence ATGAAAACGGAATCGATCATTATTTTTATTATCTATTTATTTGTCTTGTTATTTATAGGTGTTTGGTTTTCCCGAAAAGCATCCAAATCGATCGATAATTATTTATTAGGCGGGCGCAGTATCGGACCAGCAGTGACAGCATTAACCATGCAAAGCACCTCGATGAGTGGCTATATGTTTATGGGAGGCCCTGCTTTAGCTTTTCAACAAGGATGGTATGCATTATGGTATGCAATTGGTGATGCCGGCGGCTCTATTATCAATCTATCGGTATTAGGAAAAAGAATGAGAAGGCTCTCAGAATTATTAGGTGCACTTTCCCCGATTGAATATCTTGAAAAAAGATTTGAAAGCCCAGCTATCCGCGTGGTAGGTTCTATCATATCAATCATTTTTTTAATGGCTTATGTTTTCGCACAATTTATCGCCTCAGGAAAAACATTAACGATGCTGACCGGTTTTCCATATGAGGTATGTCTAATTATAGGCGTAAGTGTGATTATTTTATATACCGTGTCTGGCGGATATTTAGCAGTCGTTTGGACCGATTTTTTTCAAGGAATTATCATGGTTTTGGGAGTTTTAGGAATTGGGATTATGGCTTTCTTCTCGGTAAATGGTTTATCTGGTCTAAATGCTGCCATTGCTGACATAGACCCAACTTATTTAAGTATTTGGGGAAAAGACTTAGTGTACTATGGACAATGGGGTGTGGTATTAGGTGCGATTCTTATCTACTCCATCGGTTATATGGGTCTTCCACATGTGGTCGTACGTCACATGTCCATGAAAAGCACAAAAACGGTTAAACACGCCATCCTCTATTCTGCTATTTGGAATCAACTATTCGTCTTTACTCCATATATTTTAGGTTTAGTAGGGATTGTCATGTTACCTGATCTATCCGATCCGGAAATGGTTATACCTGAATTAGCCTATCAGTTTTTCCCAAGTTTCTTTGCAGCAATTTTACTATCCGCGATTATGGCTGCCATTATGTCCACTTCAGATTCGTGTTTAATGCAAGCTGGTTCCATATTATCTCGTGATATTTATCAGCGATTTATTAAAAAAGATGCCGATCATCGTAACATGGTGCTCGTTTCCCGATTATGTATTTTAGCCGGTGGAATTGTTGGCGTGATTGTAGCCATTTTTGAACCTCCTTCTGTATTTACCTTAGTCGTATTTGCTTTTGGTGTTCTTGGAAATAGCTTTTTGGTTCCTTATGTAGCAAGTGTCTATTCGAAAAAAACAACGAATGTAGGTGCATTGACATCTATCATCGCTGGCGGAACAACAAACATCATTTGGACGGCAGGAAATTTAGAAGCAATGACTGCTATTCATCCATTCCTTGCCGGTCTAATTCTTTCTTTTATTGGTTTATTCATAGGAAATCGATTTGGCCAAACTCCATCCCAACCGGTACTAGATGCGTTTGAAAAAGCAAAAGGAATCAGAAAAGAATCTAGAAAAATTACTAAACATATCGCAAAAGACTTATCTCCAGAATCCAAAAACATTTCTGAATTTCTTCAGCAAATGCCAGAAGGGACGAAATCAATGATATGA
- the ltaE gene encoding low-specificity L-threonine aldolase: MIDFRSDTVTKPTEEMREAMFNAEVGDDVYGEDPTVNRLERLAAKILGKEDALFVTSGTQGNQVAILTHCRPGDEVILEAESHIFLYEAGAASALAGVQTRPIRGTKGAMDPSDVKKAIRGEDIHYPYSGLICLENTHNKAGGKVIPIETMKAIYEIAKEKDIPVHLDGARLFNAAVAASVPVTEFTQYVDTVQVCLSKGLSAPVGSILAGSKSFIKEARKWRKRLGGGLRQAGVLAAPGIIALEKMVDRLAEDHANARQLAEGLSTIPGLQVDVNGVETNIILCNIQETGLSNEEFLARLKEAGILAVPFDEGIIRFVTHREVTSDMVEMALQRIRQLIG, from the coding sequence ATGATTGATTTTCGAAGCGATACGGTGACAAAGCCAACGGAAGAAATGAGAGAAGCGATGTTCAATGCTGAGGTTGGGGATGACGTGTATGGCGAGGACCCTACCGTCAACCGTTTGGAAAGACTGGCAGCTAAAATCCTCGGAAAAGAAGACGCATTGTTTGTCACAAGTGGTACACAAGGAAACCAAGTGGCGATTTTGACTCATTGCCGCCCGGGGGATGAGGTAATCTTGGAAGCTGAATCCCATATCTTTCTATATGAAGCAGGTGCTGCCTCTGCGTTAGCAGGCGTCCAAACGAGACCAATTCGCGGAACTAAAGGAGCGATGGACCCTTCTGATGTTAAAAAAGCGATTCGCGGTGAAGACATTCATTATCCCTATTCCGGATTAATCTGTTTGGAAAATACCCATAACAAAGCCGGCGGAAAAGTCATTCCAATTGAAACGATGAAAGCCATTTACGAAATCGCTAAAGAAAAAGATATTCCGGTCCATCTTGATGGTGCAAGATTGTTTAACGCGGCCGTAGCTGCTAGTGTTCCTGTAACAGAATTTACCCAATATGTTGACACCGTCCAAGTTTGCCTTTCTAAAGGACTCTCTGCACCAGTCGGAAGTATATTAGCCGGAAGTAAATCGTTTATTAAGGAAGCGCGCAAATGGAGAAAGCGCCTCGGCGGAGGATTGCGCCAAGCGGGTGTACTCGCAGCCCCGGGAATTATTGCATTAGAAAAAATGGTGGATCGCTTAGCAGAAGACCACGCGAACGCCCGTCAGCTTGCGGAAGGATTATCCACCATTCCTGGTTTACAGGTGGATGTAAATGGTGTCGAAACGAATATTATTCTATGCAATATTCAAGAAACAGGTCTATCAAACGAAGAGTTTCTTGCTCGTCTGAAGGAAGCCGGAATATTAGCCGTTCCATTCGATGAAGGCATCATTCGTTTCGTTACCCATCGGGAAGTGACGAGTGATATGGTAGAAATGGCTTTACAGCGAATTAGACAATTAATTGGTTAA
- a CDS encoding TIGR02679 family protein, with the protein MKKKYQSLGRVGGTVKLDGFSFEEKEAIGAFFGKDFHQETSPSVSLKIFTEQLEKTRFAGIPFVTLLESYFGEDITTNQEKKETDRKKKEEFFQILIHQYPEQARLLSSLAEAAPQNRFIHIAYSQDWENLETVLKNVCTALHHLPKKGEYERLSIFSQKVLKDPHAFDLHTFQGKVFLHALQFYSDQDYDLSSVEEVNELLQSFGILREEILNFVTCAGILAEAEQGIHPVFSSAVKTNSVLNVPLREILKLKRAYPEKGQTVFVVENSGVFSALLDFFLDDFPPMICTNGQFKLASLILIDLLIKEGCHIYYSGDFDPEGLKMAQRLKERNQEHIHLWYFQLEDYLASSPEVLLSEDRVAKLESVTLEELQPVKEKIRKMKKAGYQEEILMKLYEDIYRHMSDYYKQ; encoded by the coding sequence ATGAAAAAGAAATACCAATCACTCGGGAGAGTTGGAGGAACGGTCAAATTAGACGGTTTTTCATTTGAAGAAAAAGAAGCGATCGGAGCTTTTTTTGGGAAGGATTTTCATCAAGAAACTTCTCCTTCAGTTTCATTGAAGATATTTACCGAACAATTAGAGAAAACGCGCTTTGCCGGTATACCGTTCGTTACATTACTTGAGAGTTATTTTGGTGAAGACATCACCACCAATCAAGAGAAGAAGGAAACAGATCGGAAGAAAAAAGAGGAATTTTTTCAAATCCTTATTCATCAATATCCTGAACAAGCGAGGTTGCTGTCTTCTTTAGCTGAAGCGGCTCCCCAAAACCGATTTATTCATATCGCCTATTCGCAAGATTGGGAAAATTTGGAAACGGTGTTAAAGAATGTGTGCACGGCACTTCACCATTTGCCGAAAAAAGGTGAATATGAACGCCTTTCGATTTTTTCGCAAAAAGTGTTAAAAGACCCGCACGCATTTGATTTGCATACGTTTCAAGGAAAAGTATTTCTTCATGCACTTCAATTTTATTCTGATCAAGATTATGACTTATCCTCAGTTGAGGAAGTTAATGAGCTCCTTCAATCATTCGGTATTTTACGGGAAGAGATATTAAACTTTGTGACGTGCGCGGGTATTTTGGCGGAAGCGGAACAGGGAATTCATCCTGTGTTTTCTTCTGCTGTAAAAACAAATTCGGTACTCAATGTGCCATTGCGTGAAATATTAAAGTTAAAGCGTGCATATCCGGAAAAGGGGCAAACCGTATTTGTCGTTGAGAACTCTGGCGTTTTTTCGGCTTTGTTGGATTTTTTTCTTGACGATTTTCCGCCGATGATTTGTACAAACGGGCAATTTAAACTGGCGTCACTGATTTTAATAGACTTGCTCATCAAAGAAGGATGTCATATTTATTATTCAGGAGATTTCGATCCTGAAGGATTAAAAATGGCGCAGCGATTAAAGGAGCGGAATCAAGAGCATATTCATTTATGGTATTTCCAATTAGAAGATTACTTGGCATCATCACCAGAAGTTTTGCTGTCGGAAGACCGAGTAGCGAAATTAGAATCCGTTACGTTAGAAGAATTGCAGCCGGTCAAAGAGAAAATACGGAAAATGAAAAAAGCGGGGTATCAAGAAGAAATCCTGATGAAGCTTTATGAAGATATTTATCGCCATATGAGCGATTACTACAAACAATGA
- a CDS encoding AzlC family ABC transporter permease, with protein sequence MDVKKQTIKTGFTESLPLAIAIAAYGLSYGVLATQANINWVSAVVMSLLVFSGSVQLVTVAMLTAGANLTSVLFTSVLLNLRNLLYGAALAEGLAPAKRWRWLLSFGVSDETLVLGSSRFKKYGPDPLYFGIVVGTFYVAWFFSSLIGALIGNQVDPQKWGLDLAFPITFAALLIPSLKEKPVIATALIAVVIAIGLEYFIPGNELTIMMAGVLSPLVGLYVKRRSQDG encoded by the coding sequence GTGGATGTAAAAAAACAAACGATCAAAACGGGTTTTACGGAATCTTTACCACTTGCAATCGCGATTGCGGCGTATGGTTTATCTTATGGTGTACTCGCCACTCAAGCCAATATTAATTGGGTGAGTGCAGTGGTCATGTCGTTGTTGGTGTTTTCCGGGTCCGTACAACTGGTAACCGTTGCTATGTTGACGGCGGGCGCAAATCTAACAAGTGTTCTTTTTACCTCCGTTTTGTTAAATTTACGCAATTTGTTATACGGAGCTGCCCTTGCCGAAGGTCTTGCACCTGCTAAGAGGTGGAGGTGGTTGTTATCTTTTGGTGTATCCGATGAAACGTTAGTTTTAGGGAGTTCAAGGTTTAAAAAATATGGACCGGACCCTCTTTATTTTGGGATCGTTGTTGGTACGTTCTATGTGGCTTGGTTTTTCTCTTCGCTTATCGGAGCTTTAATTGGAAACCAAGTTGATCCTCAAAAATGGGGATTAGACTTAGCGTTTCCGATTACTTTTGCAGCACTTCTTATCCCTAGTTTAAAAGAAAAACCAGTAATTGCAACGGCGCTCATTGCTGTCGTCATAGCCATTGGGCTCGAGTATTTCATACCGGGTAATGAATTGACGATTATGATGGCTGGTGTGTTGTCACCGCTAGTGGGTCTTTATGTAAAGAGGAGGTCCCAAGATGGTTAA
- a CDS encoding cell wall hydrolase, with protein MKKLKKFVIASTLALTMIGFQQPTDAATVHHVQNGDTLWLLGKKYGVSVLELKKVNNKSTNVLRIGEKLVIPESITPYEKDLLARLVHAEAKGEPYAGKVAVATVVLNRVDHPDFPNTVKDVIYEVSGGSYAFTPVQNGTINKPADAESYRAVNEALAFRGLGNGSLYFYNPDKISSSWVLSRNVTLTIGNHVFAK; from the coding sequence ATGAAAAAACTGAAGAAGTTTGTTATAGCATCAACGTTAGCATTGACGATGATCGGATTCCAACAACCAACTGATGCAGCAACCGTCCATCATGTACAAAATGGAGATACTTTATGGTTGTTAGGTAAAAAATATGGAGTTTCTGTATTAGAATTGAAAAAAGTAAATAATAAATCTACGAATGTATTACGTATCGGTGAAAAACTTGTAATCCCAGAGTCTATTACTCCTTATGAAAAAGATTTATTGGCACGTCTTGTTCATGCGGAAGCGAAAGGCGAGCCGTATGCGGGGAAGGTCGCAGTTGCTACTGTTGTGTTAAATCGCGTGGACCATCCTGACTTCCCAAATACAGTCAAGGACGTTATTTATGAAGTATCTGGCGGAAGCTACGCATTTACACCTGTGCAAAACGGAACGATAAACAAACCAGCAGATGCTGAATCCTATCGTGCGGTGAATGAAGCATTAGCTTTCCGTGGACTTGGAAATGGATCCTTATATTTTTACAATCCAGATAAAATTAGCAGTTCATGGGTTCTTTCACGTAACGTGACGTTAACAATCGGTAATCACGTTTTTGCGAAATAA
- a CDS encoding helix-turn-helix transcriptional regulator, protein MNLDHTWEERNVGKLIGSNLRQFRVSKGISIEALAKQIGVSKLTLIKIEHGEANPTLSVIWKIANGLQIPITALLSIESDVSISRKKDGLKLTSSNDVFVVEPMFRSHGLMELYRGYLQPHGEYVSEPHQPGVMEFVTVMSGQLTVEVDGETYHLDEYDSIRFKGDRPHRYTNPSSSLTILHFVISYNNPL, encoded by the coding sequence ATGAACTTAGATCACACGTGGGAAGAAAGAAATGTAGGGAAGCTTATCGGGTCCAACCTGCGGCAATTCCGGGTAAGTAAAGGAATCAGCATAGAGGCCTTGGCCAAGCAAATCGGGGTCAGTAAATTAACATTAATCAAGATTGAACACGGGGAAGCCAATCCTACATTGTCCGTCATCTGGAAAATCGCAAATGGTCTACAGATCCCAATTACCGCTCTATTGTCGATCGAATCGGATGTCTCCATCTCCCGGAAGAAGGATGGACTGAAACTCACAAGTTCGAACGACGTTTTTGTCGTTGAGCCAATGTTTCGTTCTCATGGCTTGATGGAGCTTTATCGAGGATACCTACAGCCTCATGGGGAATATGTCTCGGAACCCCACCAACCGGGGGTAATGGAATTTGTGACCGTTATGTCCGGCCAATTAACAGTGGAAGTGGACGGCGAAACTTATCACTTGGATGAGTACGATTCCATTCGTTTTAAAGGGGATCGTCCTCATAGGTATACGAACCCCTCCTCCTCCTTAACGATATTGCACTTTGTTATTTCATATAATAATCCATTGTAA
- a CDS encoding DoxX family protein: MVVQWLREHVSAAAMLMFFRLYLGYAWFTAGLHKITGGFDATGFLKGALAKASGEHPAVQSWWASFIENVALPNVGLFNVLVPWGEVLVGIALLLGLFTTFSALMGAVMNFAFMFSGTTSTNPQMILLTFFILVAGANAGKFGLDKWVMPYIHKYFHHHHKGHKGPRQKIAATS; encoded by the coding sequence ATGGTAGTCCAATGGTTGAGGGAACATGTTAGTGCAGCTGCGATGTTAATGTTTTTTCGGTTATATCTTGGATATGCTTGGTTTACAGCAGGTTTGCATAAAATTACAGGTGGGTTTGATGCGACAGGATTTTTAAAAGGGGCGCTTGCGAAAGCTTCGGGAGAACATCCGGCAGTGCAAAGCTGGTGGGCTTCATTTATCGAAAACGTTGCCTTGCCAAATGTAGGGTTGTTTAACGTATTAGTACCGTGGGGTGAAGTGTTAGTAGGGATTGCGTTGCTTCTCGGTTTATTCACAACGTTTTCAGCACTGATGGGAGCCGTAATGAACTTTGCGTTTATGTTTTCAGGCACAACAAGTACGAACCCGCAAATGATCTTGCTTACATTTTTCATTCTTGTCGCCGGTGCAAATGCCGGAAAATTCGGATTAGATAAATGGGTCATGCCGTATATTCATAAATATTTCCATCATCATCATAAAGGACACAAAGGACCGCGTCAAAAAATAGCAGCAACTTCCTAA